GCATTTTGCTTACTAACATGAAATATCACAATTCTGTGATATATCATAATTAACCAGGCAtacagggttttttttccagtgtcCAAGTGGTTCCTGCAGCACACAGTGCTAGCATGGCTGGTCTGTCCCCCTCGGTTCATGGAAGAGGCAAGTCACAAGTGCCCTGCTCCACTCTCCCATCACCTTACACCAGGGACAGCCTGAGCTTCAACCACAAGACGGACAGGTTTAAGAGAATACATTAAAACGTATACAGAGGGATACAATATGCATCAACAAATCAACTGCTCCTGGTCTGCAAGTgaaatacactttaaaaaaagaaaaaaagagggcagGAACCAGGAGCAATTGCACAAATTCATTACCGAAGGTATCTATAAAACCGTTAGAAGTTGGACTCACCAGTCATCAAGACCGAGCCATTACAGAAGGGAGTACAAAATAAAACTACAGTCTCTACTCCAAAATTAGAGATACATTTTTTTCTACAGCACTGGAGAAAAATCTGTAGCAAGGCAGGTTGAATAATGGAGTGATCAGATGTGTTTTagcaagttttttgtttttgttttttttgcaaaactGTTTAAAAAGGAACTGCCTAAGATTAAAAGAGTGTGTATTTTTGGTGAAAGactgagagcacaagcctaaccaggtctactcagaagtaagtcctattttgttcaatggggcttattctcaggaaagtgtggttaggattgtagcctgagccagTTCTTACATCAATAAATCTTGCCATTAGTCTTGAAATATCAACTTTCTGTActaaatattaattattattaattattaacagtatttatataccgcttttcaactaaaagttcacaaagcggtttacagagaaaaatcaaataactaaatggctccctgtcccaaaagggctcacaatctaaaaagatgccaaggaataccagcagacagccactagaacagacactgctggggtgaggtgggccagttactctccccctgctaaaaaatggagcacccacttgaaaaagtgcctcttacccaattagcaggggttattaccTGTAATATGTAATGTAAATAGGTACATAAATAGGAAAGGATTTTTATCATCACTGCAATcttaggggaaaaaaggagaaacaaaaaCTTTGACTCTTGCCCATTAATCCTTGTCCATTTCACAGTTGCTGGGCATCAATTTCCCCTGATTCAAGAGGGGAGAATATTAAGGCTGGTAACTAGAAGCCTTCCCACAAAGCATGGTTTGGCCTTTGAaactaagagaaggaaaacaacaGGAGGGATTCCACAGAGATCAAAAGTCTCCACTAAGGAAAGTCAAATCAACTGATGATTACACAAACAAGGCAAACTCCCTATTTTGCCAAAGGAGACTAGATATTGCAGTGGGGAGAGATGAGGTTATTCAAAGCATTGCAGCCTTGCAAGACAAGGGGAAAGTCTTGCTCAGATTCCCCACCACTCCATACAAGCTTCTGGGTTTTCACTAGGTACCATCAAACACTTCAAGCATTACACACAGAAGCCCAATCGGAGCCCATCAGAACCAAGGAAGGAAGGGTGAGGTTTGAGAGCCAAGCCAGGCAGAAATAGAGCAAGGATCAGGGAACTTCTGCTGGTCATTGAACCACCCCAAGTCCTTGACCACTTTCTTTTCTGAGTGTTTGCCAGGTGTCTTGTCTACACACTTCCAACTCTTTTTCCACCGCTATGAGCACTGGAAGATCTTTCTTGGGGAAAAGAGAAATCCCAAGTTTGATCTGTATATTTTGGAACTCAGCCAGCTGCCCACAATCACAGAAGGTGAGCCATAGCCCAAATAAAATCAAGGTCAAAACAATTCTGACTGCACTGATTTGCTTGATTTTATCTCCTGCCTTGATAACCCTCCTTATGGAGCAGAAGGTGGCATTTGTAGGGCGCGTGTTCCCCACATTTGCCTTGCTTGCAAGGTCTGGTCTGCATTCTGCCTGTCACAAAGGACCTTGATTGGGAATAATTTCATGGTACCAATCAGCTAATGAAGCTGGAGATATTGCAGTTGACACTTGACAAGGTGTTATGAATTGGAGGGCTGGTAAGAGGGTTCCTAGGATATGttcacgggggagggggggacagggACCTGTTACCCTGTCCAAGTCCACATCCATCTTGGTCATCATCCCAAGATTCCCATCCAATGCAACAGTGCTCTGCATGTCAAAAAAGGGTCCCACAATAAAAAAATATTCTGTCCTCCAGAATGCTTTCCCACCCCCAGCATGGGAGTATTGCTTCCTTCCTCGAGAACTCTGGCCACCCCTTCTCTGCTTCACACCCCAGGGTTCTGGTTCTTGTAGGTGAGGATCTCAGCTGCAAGCTGCTGCGGGTCCAAGAGCTGCGGGAAGCGGCTCATGACAGCATCCACCAGGTGAGGATGGAAGATGCCACACAGCTTGACATGCACATTGGCACGCTCCTCAGCAAAGCGGTCTGGCGGTGCCCACTGACGGGagtccccataggccacctggtggGCTCTGGGCAGGTCTTGGTGCCCTGCGGGGCTAGGCTGGTATGGCTCAGACCAATACTTCTGCCCAGGGCCCAGAGAAGCAGCGGTCGCATCAGCAGGCAGGCTGTACCCTGGAAAGGAGCGGGGAGCCCTGCTAGAGGTCAAATCTGGGCCGTAAGACAAGAAGTTGGCACTGGAACAGGATGCAGAAGTGGGCTTGTGATAACCATGAGACTGGTAGTGACTATAGCTGCTTGATTCAGGGCCAGGGGAGGGCTGGTAGACGGGTCTCTGCCCCCTGCAGCTGCTCATGGCCATATGCTCGGGGTGGGAGTGTTTGCTGACGCTCACTCCAGGGCTGGGCCACATTTCTGAGaactggctctccagggagccaatGCCTGAGTCAAGGTGATCCTGTGACACGTAAGTCAAGGAGTCCATGTGGGTAGACATGGGGTGCGGTGGGTACCACTCAGAAGGCCGGTAGCTGCCGCTGGGGGGACCCCCCATGTTGGCACCACCTTTGTGCAGGATGGGCAGCTTCTCTCCATGTTTGGCTTTGTGGACTGAGCTCTTCTTCTCCGAAGCCTTTTGCAAGGAGGCCTTGTCACCATCAGCGGACACCGAGCCCAGGAATTCAGCCGGGGAGGGCCGGCGGCTTAGCCGTTCCTCCTTGATGGCGGGGGCGCTCCTGGTTGGAGAGAGCCTGGCATTTGCTCGGAGCTCATCGGCGAGAGAGCGCTGTGTTTGATTGAGCCTCTCAGGATGGTAGAACTTGCACTTGATTCCATAGGTGCATTTCTTGCCTGCAAGGAAAAAGTTGGAATAAGAGACTGGAAGAACCTGGCCAACCTTCAGCATCTCTACCCACCCATACGcaactcagtttaaaaaaaaaccaaacaccccTGGCAGATCTTACCATAGGGGCACTGCTGCTTCTTGTGTTCCGGCACTACAGGTTTTGTCCTCAGAAAGTTCTCCAAGCTGGGGCCGTGTCGCCCAAGGGGGTCATCAGGAGGCATGAACCTGAAGGCAGCACACAGAAAGTCCTTACTTAAAGCCATTTCGTTATAAAGTAGATGAGAAAAAAAACTGATTCTCTGTGTACATTCTCCCTatatctgtgtgggttttctccaggCCCGGAGAGTtgacatttatttcagtatttcatgTTAGAAGTAtttggggtctttatttagaagttaggtgatgtttttgtgatcaGAAATAAGCTGTAGGAATGAAACTCTGGTTTATGTATATCAATTATTAGCCTACAGTAAAATGGGTTTCGTTATAAGTCTTTTCACTTAAAGTTTCCGTTGCCAAGAACCGatcgacaactttaagtgaggacttgacTATCGTTCTCGTCAAGAATAGCTTCTTCCAAAGGCCCCAGTGCTGCCCTCCTTGGACTGGTAATTGCTCACTTCATCAAACTTGCAGGCGCAGTGATACTCAGTGATGCCCCAAGTGCTCCCCATATCACTGCGCCTGCAAGTTTGATGAAGTGGATTTGGTTATTCCATCAGCCTGATGTGTGGCTGGAATGTGGCTGGCAGTGGCTGTTCAGTTGCTAGCCATACACTATAAGCCAAACCAACTCATACATTGGCTGTACTTTGGCTCTAGGCTGGTCTATTTCTATCTcccagcttaaaaaaaaagtttgcatcaAGAAAGTGGAATTCTATTATTTAAAATGGGTTATTTTCATATGCAGGTGTtcccagtatccacgggggatatGTCCCTGCCCCTCCATGGAGACCAGAAACTGCAGACACAAgggaatgtcagatgcaagggaggacaccaggatgcaggtctcttgttatctggtgtgctccctggggcatttggtgggccactgtgagatacaggaagctggactagatgggcctgtggcctaatccagcagggctcttcttatgggaaCCCTATATGTATAGAAATGAACCCCCCCTCGTACACACAATGAACCCCCCCTCGTACACACAATGACGTACTTATCATTGACAAATGAATACATCAGCAAGCGCTCTTCGATGAATTTCTTCCACTCGGGCCGTTCAGTCTGCAGGTCGCGGTAGACATCGTTGGAAACCACAATGCCGTCCGACTCATAAGCCAGCTTCACAATAAAGCGATCGTCGTAGCAGACCACCCGTTTGCCCCCCACCCGCCGGGAAGGCGTGAAGACGAGGATCTTCTTCTTCTCAAGGTCCCGGAGGATGTGCTGGTCTGCAACGAGACACAAGAGTCACTGCTTGTCCAAGCCCTTCAAAGAGCCTAATATTTACAGAAGCATCAGTGAGCCATCAGAGTCACCAGGGAGTCTTGGGAGGAAGCTGTCAGCTCAAggtggagagagcagaaaaagcagAACACAACCTGACCTAAATAAGTTGTCTGCCGAGGCACCCAAACAAGGTTTCCTTCCGTTTACTCCCAAACACGcggcagcttcctccccccctccccacaatgggAGGAGAGCTCAGAGGCCACGTCATATGGgcatggcttcctttcccttgatGAACACTTTTAACTCTCCCCAGTCTCAGATCAGGCAATACTTAAAAAAACCACCACCAAACTCAGTGAATATTTACACCCAAAGTAGAAATACACAGCCTTGAGCAAGACTACGGAGAGTAGTTGCCAGTCTGTCCATACAAACAGCAGAGAGCCACGTGGCACTGACTTTTCAAATTTATGGATCAAtagcctgactcagtataaggcagctttcctTGCCATAAGGCACCTGCTCACAGTACTTCTGGAAACCAAggctgccataagaacataaaagttatactggagcaggccaaaggcccatctagtccagcttcctgtatctgaaggtggcccaccagatgcctcgagaagcacacaggacaacaagggacctgcatcctggtgccactcccttgcatctggcactctggggtagcctacttctagaaccaggagactgcatttacccatcatggcttgtaaccagcgatagaattttcctccataaaactgtccaaaccccttttaaaggcatctaggccatatgccatcaccacatcctgtggcaaggagttctacagattaatcacacactgggtaaataaatatttcctttcatctgttctaactctcccaatactccattttagtggatttcccctggttatggggttatgtgagagggaaaagatcatCCTTCTattcatcccatgcataattttatgtctggGGTCcaatccaagtttccagcactgatacatctatgccaatggggcatgtgctgcattctgcagtgggagggcagtcacagaggcctcctcaagttaggggaatgtttgttcccttaccttggggctgaattgcaccggcatcagtgctggaaagttggacaggattgcaccctcaatcatgttcccccttggGTTCCTTCTTTCTAGACCGAAgagatgctgtagccttttctcataaaggaggtgccccagcccagtaatcattttggtctctctctctagAGGAAAAAAGGTTCTGACCTTGCTCCGGTCTTCACAGTCTGGTTGTTCTCTGTCAactctcttcccacccacccatccccagaaGCATGACAGTACCCTACCTGCAATGGGAACATCTGGCCTTGGCTGCTCCTTTCTCCAGGATGGCACGAAGACAGTGATGTCCGTATGTCCTCTGTCCAGAAACCAGTTCACAGCCAACAGAATACCTCGGCAGGAGAAGACATCTTTGTCACCATGGCTGCAAAAAGAAGAGAGGTTcacatatttatttgtttattctctgggttttttaccccacctttctcccagtgagggcactcaaggtggcttatgaGCATCTTCCAGCAGACTGCCAATTCCACAGGTCAAAAAGAGAAGAGGCCGTAAAGAGTATCTGTGGTGAGGAGGTTTATCCACTGTCGGTGGGTTCTCTACCTCTTTCCAAAATCACTCTCTGGCAAAGTGAACTGTTGACCGGAGCTCTTGCCAAAGCTTCCCACCACTCCAGCTaaccccactgctgctgccaccaccatgtgaAGTGCTTTAAACACTCAGTACACAAATGTTATCTATCTTGaaaggaaaatgtgtgttttccctGGGGGGTGAGAGGGAAGGACttgcacgaggcccagtggttcccagtgtGTTGTGACATCTTAGGATGTCACGGCACATCCACAGGGGGGCTGTGGGATGTCCCCTACGTGTACcttctgggtgctgccatcttggatctcacaaaatctcacaagattcaaGATGATGGCATCCAGCtgagccaagaagaagaggctACGGTGGCATCacaacccaggtaagtttgggaactgctgctgtaggccCTTTAGGACATTCACGGGAGAGGTGACCAAGGAAGTCCCAATTCATagcttagaacccaatcctgaactcctaGCGCCAGCCTTATGCTGGCGCCAAGTGTTATGTCCACAACACTCAGCGCCGGTTTCAGCGctagtgctagctcagtgccagtctgtgccaagcccagcaccagccggaagCCCGCTACATGCCGCCTGAGCAAGGGAAAAGCTCTGGGTTGCAGAGAGGTTTGCTGGGGCGGGGGAGGCGTttcaaggcaggggagggagtggggctggagggaaggcaggacctgtggagctctgctccaccgtatcctgaaccctgtgtcgggccttctggcctgacacagggaCTCCCAACTTTGTGTCGCCAAAATAGTCAGTGCAGACTTGAATAGCCCTATTACGGGGCCtgccccttacccaggggaaggggatgaatgttcccttctccccaggagacactggtggctgcctggcataCAGGTTTTGACAAGACGCACCATGCTACCaatggagggctcacatctcccattggtcctcCTAAttaatgaccttctcccaaattcctgtggcacacctgtggtccAGTCACggcaccacagcacagtggtcaAAAATGACAGAGCTACAGTGTGAGGGAGAAAGAAAACTGACTTACACACAGGTGGCAGCCAGATTGTAAGAAACAAAACAGGCCTATCTCCTAAGGGTGCTAGTCATACTAATCAGCCGAGCACAAAACAACAAAAGCTTGTGGCACCATAAAGTAGAACCTTTAGTGGACTACAGACTGCTCCTCGGTGCAGGATAATCTATCTTGTATGCAAATCTATTTCCTGTATGCAAATCTACTCATACAGATATAgagataaacacacacatacaaaacgtAAACAGTAGAGTCAAATTGGCAGGAACTCAGGAGGTCTACCCAGTCTGTGACAATCCTATGTAAAGTGTCAAAGCACAAACCCTGAAGCTTGGGTGATGCTCAGTTTCTTAGGTGTGAGATGACAGGGTCCACAGTCAAGGGTGATGTAATCACCAGGAGAGAGAAGAAAGTCCCCCTTCCCATGAGCACTCAGTTTCATTCCCCCCTTTGACTCAGAGCTACAAGTTCTTAACACATGTGCATTTTTGAAAGAACACTGAAGCTTGCATCCTAAATTTTATTTCCTCCTGAGGAAAGTCCTTGCAGAATACTTTCTTGCAAGAAGAAAGAAACCTCAGGATGCAGCCTCCGACTGCAAGACCTCCTGTTCACACGCAGTGGCACCACTGCGGAGAGTCCCACCAGGCTCTGACCACACAGCCGCACATAGAAGAAAATTGGGAGTTGGATGGTACTGGATCTATAGCACTATCTGTTCTCAGCAAGTTTCTATCCCACGGGACTGGGTCTGACATTTGGTTCTTGTTCTTTTTGCTTTGTCGCAATGCTACCTTTGCCCTCCTCCTACCACCTCTCCATTTGCTCTCTTCCTACAGTAATCAGTTGGCTGAAAACAGCCTCCAAGTTAAAGTACAACATCAATGCCGATAAGCTGGTCTGCAGCAGAGCATGTGAACTTGGGCCTGCAGGAATCCTGCATATTGATCGAACTTTCCTTGGAATTAATCTTGGGAAGATGCGACAGACTTTTCCCTCTTGGCAAACTCCTCAGTTGAGTGGGACTCAATTCTTGGCTGTATGATGGGGGAAGGAACCTGCCCCTCCAACACAGATGacagtgggtccttggtatccactggggatcCACTCcaggatcccccacggatacagaattttgtggataattaaatctgcgcTAGagggcctcaaaacacctccagatgcaactgcaagtggcacaacctggaagtgccttccgGTCTTTGtcttccaggaggtcctctgaggccttccaaATGAGGACTCGgcatccatggatactgagatctgtggatgccaagtcTGCAGAGAAAGAGGGTCCACTGCATTACTAGAAGCCTATGGCTATATTTTTGAATTCCATTTAAGCCACAGAAACTAGTGTGAATGCCAGGAGGTC
This sequence is a window from Tiliqua scincoides isolate rTilSci1 chromosome 10, rTilSci1.hap2, whole genome shotgun sequence. Protein-coding genes within it:
- the ZC3H12A gene encoding endoribonuclease ZC3H12A — encoded protein: MRNRTCWEDTMDLQSAPVEFPVWSEPLPLLKCHHVEEEAGGSSMCESGYLSMKGTAPEECSTSTEPEPPWSSSEQDHLEMQMKVDFFRKLGYTSEEILVVLQKHGLNADTNTVLGELVKHGMAVAEKEPSDTQQEARETPLLPRGGAANKSPPPAVPSEGKEGKNLRPIVIDGSNVAMSHGDKDVFSCRGILLAVNWFLDRGHTDITVFVPSWRKEQPRPDVPIADQHILRDLEKKKILVFTPSRRVGGKRVVCYDDRFIVKLAYESDGIVVSNDVYRDLQTERPEWKKFIEERLLMYSFVNDKFMPPDDPLGRHGPSLENFLRTKPVVPEHKKQQCPYGKKCTYGIKCKFYHPERLNQTQRSLADELRANARLSPTRSAPAIKEERLSRRPSPAEFLGSVSADGDKASLQKASEKKSSVHKAKHGEKLPILHKGGANMGGPPSGSYRPSEWYPPHPMSTHMDSLTYVSQDHLDSGIGSLESQFSEMWPSPGVSVSKHSHPEHMAMSSCRGQRPVYQPSPGPESSSYSHYQSHGYHKPTSASCSSANFLSYGPDLTSSRAPRSFPGYSLPADATAASLGPGQKYWSEPYQPSPAGHQDLPRAHQVAYGDSRQWAPPDRFAEERANVHVKLCGIFHPHLVDAVMSRFPQLLDPQQLAAEILTYKNQNPGV